In the Candidatus Cloacimonas acidaminovorans str. Evry genome, one interval contains:
- a CDS encoding choice-of-anchor J domain-containing protein: protein MKKLLLITLALVIAALAFAQTDITIGTGTSTGRYPFNDYFVYSRSQCIYLESEIGYPGTINKLRWYRSDTGADASAIGTTQIWLKTVTNTVFTDVNWEDPGTLVYEIANIDLGSGGGWYEVDITDFNYTGGNLLVSVYTQNAPYTAPHSYWYYTATTGYNRCRLGSSDSVNPPPLSLSTARPNIQINMTTSNPTSAPNPAVLVSPANDAWAMIGDILSWNSGGGFPSSYDVYFGTSSTPPLVSDNQTALTYTPTLAAGNTYYWKVVPANLIGEATGCPTWSFKTPTTTQVAESFENTSFPPAGWANPGTWSRSTSYAKQGVASAYKYPYDTSKYILSTPKVTITGTSTLNLWTLCSSTSGTIEVISSPDRITWTQLSSITHSATYTWYNTVVDLSSLAGNNYYLGVRTGGQSYTSYYVDLMIGPDITPEVPGAPTLSTPADLATNVNELTTFTWTAPTTGGVPTGYKLYCDTNNPPTTLKADLNALTYTLTTPLAYNTTYFWTVLAYNGVGNGPTATVRSFTTRADPIISTFPWVEDFGTTTNFPPLNWSRLTGLYPSETPTSTTSGWNYDDFANVVTTPQNMSGRLNIWSTSTKYWLVTPPIAIPGAGYELKFDLALTTYNGIATPPTPGEQADDKFIVLISDSALMTNPIVLREWNNTGSTYVFDNISPSGENHIISLNTYSGTKYLAFYGESTVAGGDNNVYVDNVTVREIPTAPIISCNPTSWDFGQTIINTTKTKDFTISNTGTGTLNVSSIVIAGDYYTLLTNPAPVGLTTGQTATFTVQYAPTAAGTHNGTVTITDNRGVTTVNLSAVCYDPTITSAQLPYSNGFEDTWTGTPPAPVLGWTVINANTDSYTWRRGPTYIDAHTGDYVAQGMGNTDDWLITPPIQASEDLRIKWWDAVESASYPNTYTVLVSTTDNNIASFTNNLGTFTCNLTTWTEHTLNLNAFTGNRIYVAFHQTASGSTYYDFGIDDFLLEAIPAAPVFNYSPTSIAFGTGFVNTPTAYQNVTVTNTGAGVLNLAVADVNIIGADASMFSFDPVNLPAELGSAQSVIIPVRYNPTAIGNHTATLQMVYNATNYDVTLSGNALGEHALYQGFEGDTFPPAGWATATTPWEIYTTYAHTGTKSVKSGYTAGTWWLMTPTLAIEDGANTLTFWYRDNSESSSWDYVDEYTYVMLSTTGNAPENFNTILWTGDYLTFTTTWQMASIDLSAYNGQNVVIAFKSVHTGGNFRIIDDVAGPNLYVPSGPPDPVILTYPANGATGIPQTGFNLTWTQATTGGIPSYYAVYMSQDEETIYDDYRWETTNTYFNPVTEGGITFNYLDRWYWTVEAINDDGSAVVEPAYSFEIQSDPRVNIPYAQDFGTDGTWPLNWSQTYSGGVTSNRWTLSNTNSAGGTAYEMMASWASGTGISRLIAPPLNTDGIANVAINFNTYYNDYAAGITAKVQYSFDLNTWYDTPWSIISGSGDVTGNQTALITGLTNHPTTYVAWVLDGNHYQFDYWYIDDVAISLPPDHDVKVVSYDVENQVVPENTVVTPIATVGNNGLNTETFAVTCTIGTYSSTQTVTGLALGATQQVTFTPLTPTLWSAESVVITTNLVGDEVPDNNTLYDALICLPLNVTGLANNAQTDQFVQFNLANPGVLNALPNGYTGSYFIAGADWKNGQWMGVEYDDGTLATDNYVNIDPLTGVYTDQGDLGAAIMGNAWDDTHDIMYGVSSTGYLYVMDPATGAIGVGDSLWYNLEGTNYSITNLGGLMIDIAYDNTNNILYGIDLGNDCLWTINPATYELTLVGFLGIDLNYAQDAAFDQDSGLLYLAGYAGGGALYWIDTTYGGAYKVGKFTASGYELTAFAIPYGTLATAPVATISGTGQLSWTPVTGAVAYNVYSADDPYGTYTLEATVRGTTYTGPTAPKKFYKVTAVGGRQQTNHQEIRFREPIKHNGKLNQNDRYEFGPVNGFSMRSK from the coding sequence ATGAAGAAATTATTACTTATAACCTTAGCATTGGTTATAGCTGCTTTGGCTTTTGCCCAAACAGATATAACTATTGGAACAGGAACATCCACGGGTCGTTATCCTTTTAATGACTATTTTGTGTATTCCCGTTCCCAGTGCATTTATTTAGAAAGTGAAATAGGATATCCAGGTACTATTAATAAATTAAGATGGTATCGTAGTGATACCGGTGCCGATGCAAGCGCTATCGGGACTACCCAGATTTGGCTTAAAACAGTTACCAATACAGTATTTACAGATGTAAACTGGGAAGATCCAGGAACCTTAGTTTATGAAATTGCCAACATTGATCTCGGTTCCGGTGGCGGATGGTATGAAGTTGATATCACCGATTTTAACTATACTGGTGGTAACTTACTTGTTTCTGTATATACCCAAAATGCACCCTACACTGCACCTCATTCATACTGGTATTATACGGCTACTACAGGATATAACCGTTGCCGTTTAGGAAGTAGTGATTCTGTTAATCCTCCTCCTTTAAGTTTATCTACTGCCAGACCTAATATCCAGATAAATATGACAACATCTAATCCTACCTCAGCACCTAATCCAGCAGTATTAGTTAGCCCTGCAAATGATGCCTGGGCTATGATTGGAGATATTTTATCCTGGAATAGTGGTGGCGGATTTCCTTCATCTTATGATGTATATTTCGGAACATCTTCAACCCCTCCTCTGGTTAGTGATAATCAAACAGCTCTCACTTATACTCCAACTTTAGCAGCTGGCAATACATACTATTGGAAAGTTGTACCTGCAAATCTTATTGGAGAAGCAACCGGTTGTCCTACCTGGAGTTTTAAAACGCCAACTACAACTCAAGTAGCAGAGAGCTTTGAAAATACATCATTTCCGCCAGCGGGTTGGGCAAATCCAGGTACCTGGAGTCGCTCCACAAGTTATGCTAAACAGGGAGTTGCTTCAGCTTATAAATACCCGTATGATACAAGTAAATATATCCTTTCCACACCTAAAGTTACTATAACCGGCACCAGTACTTTGAATTTGTGGACCTTATGCTCCAGCACAAGTGGTACTATAGAAGTTATCTCTTCACCGGATAGAATTACCTGGACTCAGCTTAGCAGCATTACTCATTCTGCAACTTACACCTGGTATAATACAGTTGTGGACTTAAGTTCTCTTGCGGGAAATAATTACTATCTTGGTGTAAGAACAGGTGGCCAATCATATACCTCCTATTATGTTGATTTGATGATTGGTCCGGACATTACTCCTGAGGTACCTGGAGCTCCTACTTTAAGCACCCCGGCAGACCTGGCAACCAATGTAAATGAATTAACAACATTTACTTGGACAGCTCCTACAACAGGTGGCGTGCCTACCGGCTACAAACTCTACTGTGATACCAATAATCCACCTACAACTCTAAAAGCAGACCTGAATGCTCTTACCTATACTTTAACTACTCCTCTGGCATATAATACAACTTATTTCTGGACGGTCTTAGCTTATAACGGAGTAGGTAATGGTCCGACTGCTACAGTAAGAAGTTTTACAACCAGGGCAGATCCGATCATTTCTACCTTCCCCTGGGTTGAGGATTTCGGTACAACTACCAACTTCCCGCCTCTTAATTGGTCACGCTTAACCGGTCTTTACCCCTCTGAGACACCTACTTCTACAACCAGCGGATGGAATTATGATGATTTTGCCAATGTAGTAACTACTCCGCAAAATATGTCCGGTCGTCTTAATATCTGGTCTACTTCTACAAAGTATTGGTTGGTTACACCGCCCATTGCAATTCCTGGTGCTGGCTACGAGCTTAAATTTGATCTGGCGTTAACTACTTATAATGGAATAGCTACACCACCTACTCCTGGAGAGCAAGCAGATGATAAATTCATCGTTTTAATTAGTGATAGCGCTCTAATGACCAATCCTATTGTTCTTAGGGAATGGAATAATACAGGTTCCACTTATGTGTTTGATAATATTTCTCCCTCGGGTGAAAATCATATCATAAGCTTGAATACATATTCAGGAACTAAATATCTTGCTTTTTACGGCGAATCAACTGTTGCCGGTGGAGATAACAATGTATATGTAGATAATGTTACAGTGCGTGAAATTCCTACTGCTCCAATCATAAGCTGTAATCCTACCAGTTGGGATTTTGGACAGACCATAATTAATACTACCAAAACTAAGGACTTTACGATTAGTAATACAGGTACTGGTACTCTTAATGTGTCTTCCATAGTTATAGCAGGAGATTATTATACACTGCTTACTAATCCTGCCCCTGTAGGCCTGACAACTGGTCAAACTGCTACCTTTACCGTTCAGTATGCTCCTACGGCAGCTGGAACTCACAATGGTACTGTTACTATTACTGATAACCGAGGCGTAACAACTGTTAATTTGAGTGCCGTATGTTATGATCCTACAATTACCAGTGCTCAATTACCCTATTCCAATGGTTTTGAAGACACCTGGACAGGAACTCCTCCAGCACCTGTCCTCGGTTGGACAGTTATAAATGCCAATACTGATTCTTATACCTGGAGAAGAGGTCCAACTTATATTGATGCTCACACAGGAGATTATGTTGCTCAAGGGATGGGAAATACAGATGACTGGTTAATTACCCCTCCCATTCAAGCAAGTGAAGACCTGCGGATTAAATGGTGGGATGCTGTAGAATCAGCTTCTTATCCCAATACCTATACTGTATTGGTTTCTACTACTGATAATAATATTGCTTCTTTCACAAATAATCTGGGAACCTTTACCTGCAACTTGACTACCTGGACTGAGCACACATTGAATTTGAATGCCTTTACCGGTAATAGAATTTATGTTGCCTTCCATCAAACTGCATCTGGTTCTACTTATTATGATTTCGGAATTGATGATTTTCTGTTAGAAGCAATTCCTGCTGCTCCTGTCTTTAATTATAGCCCTACCAGTATAGCATTTGGAACTGGCTTTGTTAATACCCCCACTGCTTATCAAAATGTAACTGTTACCAATACCGGTGCTGGAGTGCTTAATCTTGCTGTAGCAGATGTAAATATAATTGGAGCAGATGCTTCAATGTTTTCTTTTGATCCTGTGAATTTGCCCGCAGAATTAGGTTCCGCTCAATCGGTAATTATTCCTGTTCGTTATAATCCCACTGCCATAGGCAATCATACTGCTACCCTGCAGATGGTTTATAATGCTACCAACTATGATGTTACATTATCAGGGAATGCCTTAGGTGAGCATGCTCTTTATCAGGGTTTTGAAGGTGATACTTTCCCGCCTGCGGGTTGGGCAACTGCCACTACTCCTTGGGAAATTTATACTACTTATGCACATACCGGAACAAAATCAGTAAAATCCGGTTATACAGCAGGAACCTGGTGGTTGATGACTCCTACTCTTGCTATAGAAGATGGTGCTAATACACTCACTTTCTGGTATCGTGATAATAGCGAGTCATCCAGCTGGGATTATGTTGATGAATATACCTATGTAATGCTTTCCACAACCGGTAATGCTCCTGAGAACTTTAACACTATTTTGTGGACAGGTGATTATCTCACCTTCACAACTACCTGGCAAATGGCTTCAATTGACTTAAGTGCCTATAACGGACAGAATGTAGTTATTGCTTTCAAGAGTGTTCATACCGGTGGTAACTTTAGAATAATTGATGATGTTGCCGGTCCCAATCTCTATGTTCCTTCAGGTCCACCTGATCCAGTAATCCTTACTTATCCTGCCAATGGAGCTACTGGTATTCCACAAACAGGATTTAACTTAACCTGGACACAAGCTACTACCGGTGGAATTCCATCTTATTATGCTGTCTATATGTCTCAGGATGAAGAGACAATCTATGATGATTACAGATGGGAAACAACTAATACCTATTTCAATCCTGTAACCGAGGGTGGAATTACCTTCAATTATCTGGATCGCTGGTATTGGACTGTAGAAGCAATTAATGATGATGGCAGTGCAGTTGTAGAACCGGCTTACTCGTTTGAAATCCAATCTGATCCTCGTGTAAATATTCCCTACGCACAGGATTTTGGCACGGATGGCACTTGGCCCCTCAACTGGTCTCAGACCTATTCGGGAGGAGTTACCAGTAACCGTTGGACTCTTAGTAATACTAATAGTGCCGGTGGCACAGCTTATGAAATGATGGCAAGCTGGGCATCCGGAACAGGTATTTCCCGCTTAATCGCTCCTCCTTTAAATACTGATGGAATTGCCAATGTCGCCATCAACTTCAATACCTATTATAATGATTATGCAGCTGGTATAACAGCTAAAGTGCAATATAGCTTTGACCTTAATACCTGGTACGATACACCTTGGTCAATTATTAGTGGAAGTGGAGATGTAACAGGCAATCAAACAGCTCTAATTACCGGTTTAACAAATCATCCCACTACTTATGTTGCCTGGGTATTGGATGGAAATCATTATCAGTTTGATTACTGGTATATTGATGATGTAGCTATATCTTTGCCGCCTGACCATGATGTAAAGGTGGTAAGCTATGATGTAGAAAATCAAGTTGTTCCGGAAAATACCGTGGTTACTCCGATAGCTACTGTCGGTAACAATGGTTTAAATACTGAAACATTTGCAGTTACCTGCACCATCGGAACTTATTCCAGCACTCAAACCGTTACCGGATTAGCTTTAGGAGCTACGCAGCAAGTTACTTTCACACCTCTTACTCCCACTCTTTGGTCTGCAGAATCAGTGGTAATTACTACAAACCTGGTTGGGGATGAAGTTCCAGATAACAATACCTTATACGATGCTCTCATCTGTTTGCCTTTGAATGTAACTGGTTTAGCCAATAATGCTCAGACCGATCAATTTGTCCAGTTCAATCTGGCAAATCCGGGTGTTCTGAATGCTCTTCCCAATGGTTATACCGGAAGTTATTTCATTGCCGGAGCTGACTGGAAAAATGGTCAATGGATGGGTGTGGAATATGACGACGGCACTTTGGCAACTGATAACTATGTAAACATAGACCCCTTAACTGGTGTCTATACAGATCAGGGTGATCTGGGTGCAGCCATAATGGGTAACGCCTGGGATGATACACACGACATTATGTATGGTGTTAGCAGTACCGGTTATCTGTATGTTATGGACCCCGCTACTGGAGCTATAGGTGTTGGCGATTCTTTGTGGTATAACCTGGAAGGAACCAATTATAGCATTACTAATCTGGGCGGTTTGATGATTGATATTGCTTATGACAATACCAACAATATCCTTTATGGTATTGATCTGGGTAACGATTGCTTGTGGACCATCAATCCCGCTACCTATGAACTTACCTTAGTTGGTTTCTTGGGTATAGACCTCAACTATGCTCAAGATGCTGCCTTTGATCAGGATAGTGGTTTACTCTACCTTGCTGGTTATGCAGGTGGAGGCGCCTTATACTGGATTGATACAACTTATGGTGGTGCCTATAAAGTAGGTAAATTCACTGCCAGCGGTTATGAGCTTACCGCTTTTGCCATTCCTTACGGAACTTTGGCCACAGCACCGGTTGCTACTATTTCAGGAACAGGACAGCTTAGCTGGACACCTGTAACCGGCGCAGTTGCCTATAATGTTTACAGTGCTGATGATCCCTATGGAACCTACACTCTGGAAGCAACCGTGCGCGGAACTACCTATACCGGACCTACCGCTCCCAAGAAGTTCTATAAAGTAACCGCCGTAGGTGGAAGACAACAAACTAACCATCAAGAAATCAGATTCCGTGAACCCATCAAACACAACGGAAAACTGAATCAGAACGATAGATACGAATTCGGTCCAGTTAACGGATTCTCTATGCGTTCCAAATAA